In the Setaria italica strain Yugu1 chromosome VI, Setaria_italica_v2.0, whole genome shotgun sequence genome, one interval contains:
- the LOC101777071 gene encoding uncharacterized protein LOC101777071 produces MESGRKPRSLVDLCVQKVIDNLRYVGHVDGIETELLKRILPHCTLEQLTRIENRTQMDLSPITDPLWRRFYQKEFGEDHTNLVIKRMKEAKGKARYTWKELFKAKTERQKEVEDRMLEKITKKFQAEKAEKQSKQIKLCSKVPPSSKRSFFGGGGPSSLSNSNYKSPILKKARMEANSRARLQSAIQKNTFQRSSQQRTTSLSGQPVRTTTIHRPNSTITITKPIGSNRQIQNSRPKF; encoded by the exons ATGGAGTCTGGGAGGAAGCCTCGGAGCCTGGTGGACCTCTGCGTCCAGAAGGTCATCGACAACCTCCGCTACGTGGGCCACGTCGACGGCATCGAGACGGAGCTGCTCAAGCGCATCCTGCCGCACTGCACGCTGGAGCAGCTCACCCGTATCGAGAACCGCACACAG ATGGATCTTAGCCCGATAACCGATCCTCTGTGGAGGCGGTTCTATCAGAAGGAATTTGGCGAGGACCATACCAACCTAGTTATCAAGAGAATGAAGGAGGCAAAAGGAAAAGCGCGTTACACATGGAAGGAGCTCTTCAAG GCAAAAACAGAGAGGCAAAAGGAAGTTGAAGACAGAATGCTCGAGAAAATCACAAAGAAGTTCCAGGCAGAGAAAGCTG AGAAACAAAGCAAACAAATTAAACTTTGTTCAAAGGTGCCTCCAAGCAGCAAAAGAAGTTTCTTTGGAG GtggtggacctagcagtctatCCAATTCCAACTACAAGAGTCCTATACTGAAAAAAGCCAGGATGGAGGCTAACAG TCGAGCAAGATTGCAATCTGCTATCCAAAAGAACACTTTTCAGAG GTCATCTCAGCAAAGGACAACCTCTTTGAGTGGACAGCCAGTGAGAACAACGACCATTCATAGACCCAATTCAACCATCACCATCACCAAACCGATTGGTTCAAACAGGCAAATTCAGAACAGCAGACCCAAATTCTAG